In Candidatus Omnitrophota bacterium, the genomic stretch TTCGCGCGACGCCTTCGACACATTCTACATAAAAAACCAGTATCTGCTGCGGAGCCATACATCGCCTGTGCAGGTGAGGTTCATGGAAACGGAGAAACCGCCGTTCAAGATCATCGTCCCTGGCAGGGTATACCGTCCCGACGCGGTCGACGCGTCGCACTCTTTCATGTTCCACCAGGTCGAAGGCCTTGTCGTGGGCGACGGCGTGACATTCGCCGACCTCAAGGGCGCGTTAAGCGTATTTTTGAAGGGCTATTTCGGAGCGGATGTTAAAGTCCGGTTCCGCCCCCATTATTTCCCGTTCACCGAGCCGAGCGCCGAGGTCGATGTCTCGTGCTTCATATGCGGCGGGAAAGGCTGCAGCGTTTGCGGGAGGAAGGGATGGCTCGAGATACTCGGCTGCGGCATGGTCCATCCGAACGTATTCAAGGCGGTAAAGTATAATCCCGAAAAAGTCACCGGCTTCGCGTTCGGCATGGGAGTCGAGCGCATCGCGATGCTCAAATACGGCATCAACGACATGCGCCTTTTCTTCGAGAACGACATGCGCTTTTTAGAACAATTCAAATGACCCCTTCGCAGATGCTCAGGGGTCATCCTGAGCTACCAGGGAGCAGAGGATGAAGATTTCATATAACTGGTTAAGAGAATATATTAATTTCAGCGCCAAGCCCCAAGACCTGGCGGATAAACTGACCATGGCCGGGCTCGAGATAAAGGGAATAGAGAGGCAGAACGGCGATTTTATATACGAAGCTGAGATAACCTCGAACAGGCCGGACTGGCTCTGCCTTTACGGGATCGCGCGCGAGATGCAGGCGCTTTACGGATCAAGGATCAAGCCGGTAAAGGCCGCACCCGCCGGATCCGCGAAGCCAGAAAAACCTTCGATAACTATAGAAGATAAAAAAGGCTGCGCCAGATATGTAGGTATCATGATCGACGGCGTCCAGCCCGCGCCTTCATCGAAAAGCCTCGCGCAGAAGATAGAGAGCGCCGGGATGCGGCAGGTGAACAATGTAGTGGATATAACAAATTTCTGCATGCTTGAATCCGGACAGCCGCTCCACGCCTTCGACTACGATAAATTGGACGGCGGGAAGATAATAGTCAGGAGGGCGCGCAAAGGCGAGGAGATAACCACCATAGACGGGGTGAAACGCGCGCTCGATGAGAATATCCTCGTCATAGCTGACGTTAAAAAGCCGGTGGCGATAGCCGGCATAATGGGCGGCAAGGATACCGAGGTCGGTTTCTCGACGAGGAGGGTCCTCCTTGAGAGCGCGTATTTCGGTCCGGCCCTGATACGCCGGGCCGCGAAAAAACTCGGGATCTCCAGCGAGGCTTCATATAGGTTTGAAAGGAACGTGGATATCGGCGGGTGCCTGGCCGCGGCCGAGAGGGCGGCATCATTGATATGCGAGGCCGCCAAGGCGAAGTCGGTCTCTAAGCCTTCGGATACGGGGGCAAAAGGCCCCGGGGCGGTAAAAATAACGTTAAGGATGCCAAGGGCGAATAAGCTGCTCGGGACGGACATACCCGCCTCAAAATGTGCCTCGATACTCAAAAGCCTCGGGCTGGGCGTAAAATCCAAGGGCAAGGACGCGCTAACGGTATCGGTCCCTTCTTTCAGGAGAGACCTCAAGGAAGAGGTCGACCTGATAGAAGAGGTATCGCGCATATACGGCTATGATAATATACCGGAGACCCTTTCGAGGATACAGCTCTGGGGCAAGGGTTCCCAGAAGAGCCGCGACAGGATAATAGAAGAGACGGTAAGGGAGGCCCTGACCGGCGCAGGGTTGGATGAGGCGATCACCTACTCGTTAAGGTGCAGGGATCTTTATGTCCAACAGGCGTTGAGCATGACCGACAGCCAGGTATTAAAGGTCCGGAACCCGCTGAGCTCGGAATCGGAGGCGCTCCGCCCGGTCCTGATATGCGGGATGCTGGATGTCGTCGCGTATAATCTCAACAGGAAGGTCCCGGACGTAAAGATATTCGAGATCGGGAAATCCTATTTTTACAAGGGCGGCGACGTGCCGTCCGAAAAAGGGGTTTTAGCGCTCGCCATGTGCGGGATGAAAGAGAAGGATTGGCACAGGAAAGAGGCGGTCGACATATTCGACCTCAAGGGGATAATAGAAGCGCTTTTTTCGAAACTCGGGATCGCCGGATACGAATTTGAGGTAAAACCGCTTCCCCTCTTCTCGCCGGCCGCGTCGGCTATCGTGAAGATCGACGGAAAAGAGGCGGGTGTTTTGGGTAAAGTCGACAAGGTGTACCTCGATAAATACGGCATAAAAGGTAACGTATTCGTTAGCGAGCTGGCGATCGAGGCGGTATATCCGCACGCCAGGCTTGAACATAAATTCTCAGGGCTCCCGAGATACCCGTCGTCATCGCGGGACATATCGCTTATAGTCGACGAAAAGGTGTCTAACAAGGATATCGCAGGGACGATAAAAGAGGTTTGCGGCGAACTGGCGGCCGATGTCAGCCCGTTCGACCTTTACCGGGGAGAGCAGGTGCCCAAGGGATGCAAGAGCATCCTGTATTCCGTGGAATACAGGTCGCCTGACAGGACCTTGACAGACGAAGAGATCAACTCCCTCGACAGGAAGGTCCGCGAGGTGTTGGTCCAGAGATTTAACGCCAAGATACGATAATGAGGCCATGAGTTACGGAGTGTAAGCGACGCAACTCATAAGGCCGAATTATCCCCCAGCGTATTATTCGTTACGGGAATCAGCTGGGGGGTAGAAAGTCATAGATGGTTAATTCCTCCCTGAACAAAGACCTGTTTGAGAAGAAAAAAAGGGATTCCTCCAAGCCCGAACCTCTCGCCGTAAGGATGAGGCCCCGCGCCCTGAAGGAGTTCACGGGGCAGGGCCATATCATCGGGCCGGGAAAGCTCCTTACCCGCGCGATAGAAGCGGATACGATAGCGTCGCTCGTGCTTTACGGCCCTCCCGGGACGGGAAAGACGACCCTTGCCCATGTAGTTTCGAACGCCACAAAGGCGGAATTCGTCCAATTGAACGCTACGACCTCAAACGTCCAGGAAATGAGGAAGGAGATCGAGGCCGCGAAACAGCGCCGGGCCCTTTACGACAAGAAGACGATACTCTTCGTCGACGAGATACACAGGTTCAACAAGGCGCAGCAGGACGTACTGATGCCGGACGTCGAAGCGGGCGTCGTGATATTGATAGGCGCGACGACCTACAACCCCTTCTTCTCGATAGTTGCGCCGCTCATCTCACGTTCACTGGTCTTTGAGTTAAAACCGCTTTCCGAGGCTGATATCACGACGATATTGGACAACGCGCTCAAGGACAGGGAGCGCGGGCTCGGCAATATGCCCGTGAAGACAGAAAGCGACGCGCTTAAATTTTTAGCGAAGATCTCCGAGGGCGACGCGCGACGGGCATTGAACGCCCTGGAGCTTGCGGCCCTTACGACCCCGAAGTCTAAGGACGGGACGATAAATATCACTCTGCAGGCCGCCGAGGAATGCATACAGAAGAAGGCCGTCGTATATGACAGGGACGAGGACGGCCATTATGACACCATATCGGCCTTCATAAAATCCATGCGCGGCTCGGATCCCGACGCCGCGCTATATTGGCTCGCCAAGATGCTATACGCCGGCGAGGACCCCAGGTTTATCGCGCGCCGCATCGTGATATGCGCGGCGGAGGATGTCGGCCTAGCCGACCCGCAGGCGATAGTCGTCGCGAACGCGGCATTACAGATATCGGAATTCGTCGGGCTCCCGGAGGCGAAGATACCGCTGGCCGAGGCCACGGTCTATATCGCGTGCGCGCCTAAATCGAACTCGGCTTATCTCGGAGTGGAGAAGGCGTTAAAGGACGTCGAGGCTGGAAGGGTCATGGAAGTGCCCGCGCATTTGAAGGATGCCTCGATGGATTCCGAGGCCCTGGGCCACGGTAAAGGATATAAGTATGCCCACGATTATAAAGGGCATTTCGTCGAGCAGGAATATATGCCCAAGAAGGCTACTTATTATGAGCCGACGGAGATAGGTTTCGAGAAACAGATCAAGGAACGCATAGAGACATTATGGAAAAGAAGACAAAAGCCATAGGATTGTTGAGCGGCGGGCTCGATTCGATCGTCGCCTCAAGGCTTATCCTGGACCAGGGGATAGAAGTAGAGGCGCTTAATTTCGTGACCGCGTTTTGCACCTGCACTTCCAAGGGCTCGGGCTGCCTCGCCTCGCAGAAGGCCGCAGACCAGCTCGGGGTCCCGCTAAAGGTCGTGGATATCTCCGAGGAGATCCTCGATGTCGTGAAACACCCGAAGTTCGGATACGGCAGCGGGATGAACCCGTGCCTCGATTGCCGTATATTTGTATTCAAGAAAGCCGGGGAATATATGCGCGAATCCGGAGCCGAGTTCATATTTACCGGAGAGGTGCTGGGACAGAGGCCTATGTCGCAGAGGCGCGAGGCGATGAATACCATAGAGCGCGAGTCCGGGCTCAGGGGTTACCTCTTGAGGCCGCTCTGCGCCAAGCTCTTCCCGCCGACTTTCGCGGAAGAGAAGAAGATCGTCGACAGGGAGAAGCTTTTATCCATTTCCGGGCGTTCAAGGAAAGGCCAGATATCGCTTACGAAAAGGTTTAACATAAAAGATTACCCGTGTTCAAGCGGCGGATGCCTTCTCACCGACAAGTGCTTCGCCCAGCGTATGGAGGACCTGATGAAATACAAGCCGGATTTCGGGCTGCCTGACGTCCTCCTGCTGAAATACGGCAGGCATTTCAGGATGTCCCCGTCGGTAAAACTCGTAGTGGCGAGGGATGAGAGCGAGAATTTCAGGCTGGCGGCGCTGAAGAATAAGAGCGATATAATGTTCCACGCGCAGGACCCGCTCGGGCCCGTTTCGATATTGCGGGGAAGCACCGGCGGGGAGTTTGTGGACGAGGCCGCATCGATAACCGCAAGGTATGCGCTCGGTAAGGATAACGAAGGCGAAGTAAAAATAAGGTATTTCATTAACCCGGGCGAGGACAGGTTCCTGAGGGCAGGCCCTTGCGGGGAATCTGCGGTTAAGGGCAGGAGGGTTTAGCCATGGATAGCGGGACAGGATCGGTAAGTTTTATAGCCGCTTTTGTAGCCGGTTTACTGTCGTTCCTTTCCCCGTGCGTATTGCCCCTTATCCCGTTTTACATATCGTATATTACCGGCATCACGTTCGGGGAACTGACACAGGAAACGCTGCCGAAAAAAATAAGATTCCTGACTGCAGTCCATTCCCTGCTTTTCATACTTGGGTTTACCATAGTCTTTATGCTCCTGGGGTTGTCGCTGACTTTCGCGGGCGGGCTGGTGTCCCAACACAGGCAGGCCATAAGCAAGATAGGCGGCATCATAATAATCATCTTCGGGCTTAGTATATCAGGGGTAATAAACCTGGCCTTCCTGCAGAAGGAGAAGAAGGTCGAGGTCAAATCAAGGCCGGTAGGCTATCTCGGGTCGCTCCTTATAGGGGCGACTTTCGCGCTCGGCTGGACGCCGTGCGTCGGGCCGCTTTTGGCCTCAATATTGCTTTTGAGCTCGACCGAAAAAGAGATAATGAAAGGGGCTGCGCTCCTTTTCTCTTATTCCCTTGGGTTGGCCTTGCCTTTCTTCATTTCAAGCATACTCATCAACGACTTCCTGTCCTACTTTAAGGCCTTGAAGAAGTACCTTAGGGCGGTATCCGTCATTACGGGTATATTCCTGGTCGTTGTGGGCATAATGCTGTTCACGAACTCGTTCGGCTCGCTCGCCGGCTGGTTCGAACGGCTCTTTTCGAGGCCGTGATTTTAGGGCATTTTCCCTTGACTTAGCGGTATTTTAACTTATAATAAATAGATGGTACATAAGCTAAAACAGAATCTTAGAGAAAATATCCTTAGAAGGTTAAAAACCCAAAAGGAGGGTGAAAGGCATAGTAGGAGCCTCGCTATAAAGAGGAGGCTTTTGTCGTTGCCCGAGTTCAAAAGGGCAAATGTAATAATGTTTTACGTCTCGAAAGACGGCGAAGTTGAGACGATGCCGATGATCGAGGCGGCTTTGGAACGCGGTAAGGCAGTGCTTGTGCCGGTCATAAAAGTGAGAAAGAAAAAAATGGTGGTATCCGAGATAATGGATCCCAATAAAGATCTGGTTAGAGGCCCTTACGGGATTTATCAGCCTAAGGCGCATTTTGAGGTTTTTCACCCGCGCTCAATAGACCTTGCGGTAGTGCCCGGTGTCGCTTTTGACACGAAAGGCAACCGGCTTGGCCGCGGGTTGGGCTATTACGATAAATTCCTCGTCAGGCTCCGTCCGGGAGCGA encodes the following:
- the pheS gene encoding phenylalanine--tRNA ligase subunit alpha; the protein is MLDKINALEAEAKSEIKAAGDSKALDDLRIKYLGRKGLVTELLGGIASLPPEEKPRLGKELNALKTRLDEALRSRQAELSRSPVIPLVLPGDFADLTLPGFRPPAGSKHPLTKTIDDICSIFLGMGFKIVEGPEIETEFYNFEALNIALDHPSRDAFDTFYIKNQYLLRSHTSPVQVRFMETEKPPFKIIVPGRVYRPDAVDASHSFMFHQVEGLVVGDGVTFADLKGALSVFLKGYFGADVKVRFRPHYFPFTEPSAEVDVSCFICGGKGCSVCGRKGWLEILGCGMVHPNVFKAVKYNPEKVTGFAFGMGVERIAMLKYGINDMRLFFENDMRFLEQFK
- the pheT gene encoding phenylalanine--tRNA ligase subunit beta, which codes for MKISYNWLREYINFSAKPQDLADKLTMAGLEIKGIERQNGDFIYEAEITSNRPDWLCLYGIAREMQALYGSRIKPVKAAPAGSAKPEKPSITIEDKKGCARYVGIMIDGVQPAPSSKSLAQKIESAGMRQVNNVVDITNFCMLESGQPLHAFDYDKLDGGKIIVRRARKGEEITTIDGVKRALDENILVIADVKKPVAIAGIMGGKDTEVGFSTRRVLLESAYFGPALIRRAAKKLGISSEASYRFERNVDIGGCLAAAERAASLICEAAKAKSVSKPSDTGAKGPGAVKITLRMPRANKLLGTDIPASKCASILKSLGLGVKSKGKDALTVSVPSFRRDLKEEVDLIEEVSRIYGYDNIPETLSRIQLWGKGSQKSRDRIIEETVREALTGAGLDEAITYSLRCRDLYVQQALSMTDSQVLKVRNPLSSESEALRPVLICGMLDVVAYNLNRKVPDVKIFEIGKSYFYKGGDVPSEKGVLALAMCGMKEKDWHRKEAVDIFDLKGIIEALFSKLGIAGYEFEVKPLPLFSPAASAIVKIDGKEAGVLGKVDKVYLDKYGIKGNVFVSELAIEAVYPHARLEHKFSGLPRYPSSSRDISLIVDEKVSNKDIAGTIKEVCGELAADVSPFDLYRGEQVPKGCKSILYSVEYRSPDRTLTDEEINSLDRKVREVLVQRFNAKIR
- a CDS encoding replication-associated recombination protein A codes for the protein MVNSSLNKDLFEKKKRDSSKPEPLAVRMRPRALKEFTGQGHIIGPGKLLTRAIEADTIASLVLYGPPGTGKTTLAHVVSNATKAEFVQLNATTSNVQEMRKEIEAAKQRRALYDKKTILFVDEIHRFNKAQQDVLMPDVEAGVVILIGATTYNPFFSIVAPLISRSLVFELKPLSEADITTILDNALKDRERGLGNMPVKTESDALKFLAKISEGDARRALNALELAALTTPKSKDGTINITLQAAEECIQKKAVVYDRDEDGHYDTISAFIKSMRGSDPDAALYWLAKMLYAGEDPRFIARRIVICAAEDVGLADPQAIVVANAALQISEFVGLPEAKIPLAEATVYIACAPKSNSAYLGVEKALKDVEAGRVMEVPAHLKDASMDSEALGHGKGYKYAHDYKGHFVEQEYMPKKATYYEPTEIGFEKQIKERIETLWKRRQKP
- a CDS encoding cytochrome c biogenesis protein CcdA; translation: MDSGTGSVSFIAAFVAGLLSFLSPCVLPLIPFYISYITGITFGELTQETLPKKIRFLTAVHSLLFILGFTIVFMLLGLSLTFAGGLVSQHRQAISKIGGIIIIIFGLSISGVINLAFLQKEKKVEVKSRPVGYLGSLLIGATFALGWTPCVGPLLASILLLSSTEKEIMKGAALLFSYSLGLALPFFISSILINDFLSYFKALKKYLRAVSVITGIFLVVVGIMLFTNSFGSLAGWFERLFSRP
- a CDS encoding 5-formyltetrahydrofolate cyclo-ligase — protein: MVHKLKQNLRENILRRLKTQKEGERHSRSLAIKRRLLSLPEFKRANVIMFYVSKDGEVETMPMIEAALERGKAVLVPVIKVRKKKMVVSEIMDPNKDLVRGPYGIYQPKAHFEVFHPRSIDLAVVPGVAFDTKGNRLGRGLGYYDKFLVRLRPGATTVGLAFKFQVVKKLPRLSHDQPVTKLLTA